TAGCTCAGAAAATCATTATGGCTAATCTACAGTTATTGTGCTTGCAGAAGCATATTGATTCAAATGCTGATATCACAGTATCATGTCTACCAATGGATAATAGGTACTTAATCCATGTTATTTTGTTATGATGAGTATAGTGGCTATAATAGTTATTAATATCGAGTTTTGTGCAGCCGTGCTTCGGATTTCGGATTGATGAAGATAGATGTAACTGGACGGATTATTCAATTTGCTGAGAAACCGAAGGGCAAGGATCTTAACGCTATGGTACATGCTTTTACTACTCCATCATTTCTTAATCCCATTAACATAATTGTGTATGTATTTACATATACTATGGCTTGTTTCACATTTGTATGGCAGCAAGTTGATACCTCGATATTAGGGCTATCAGCGGAAGATGCTGCAAAATATTCTTACATTGCATCAATGGGTGTGTATGTGTTCAAAAAGGATATCTTGTTAAAGCTTCTGACACAAAGCTATCCGTCATGCAATGACTTTGGCTCGGAGATTATTCCATCCGCGGTAAAGGAACATAACGTACAGGTAAGATAACTTTTACAAGGACTTTTACCTATAGTTTTCTCTTTGGAATTTTCACTAGTAATCAAATGCTAAAAAGGACTCGTTTGCAGGCATATTTATTCAATGATTATTGGGAAGACATTGGGACAATAAAGTCTTTCTTTGATGCTAATTTAGCCCTCACAGATCAGGTTTGCATATAGATATGTGAATTGTTtgcattattatgttattaggTAAGGGATATGATATTCGTTCCCTGAAAATTGTTCTCTTTGTATGCTCTGCGCAGCCACCAAAGTTCGAATTTTATGATCCAAAGACACCTTTTTATACATCTCCGAGATTCTTGCCTCCTAGCAAAATTGATCAATGCAGGGTATTTACTTCAAGCCTTTTGTTTATATCTTGATTAATAAATCTGGTCGTCTTATCTCACGGCAAATGATTGTTGCAGATTGTTAATGCCATAATTTCACACGGTTGTTTCTTGCGGAACTGTAGTGTAAAACGCTCTGTAGTTGGGGTGCGGTCGCGTTTGGAGTCCGGTGTTGAGCTTGAGGTGATCCACAACTTCTAAAAGCTCTGCAAATTCCAATACCacatttatttatcttttatgttCCTTTCTTTGTAGGATACCATGATGATGGGAGCAGACTTCTACCAAACGGAGATGGAAATAATGTCTCTCCTGAAAGAAGGAAAGGTTCCGATCGGTGTCGGACAAAATACCAAGATAAAGTAAGATTTAGATTGAAAAACCAAATGTTACAATCGATAAATCCTATTGagaaaattattgttttgaaaaatatttcctTATTGTTGCAAGTTGTGTGTTTTGGAAGGAATTGCATAATAGACAAGAATGCCAAGATAGGAAAAAATGTGATCATATCAAATAGTGATGTAAGTATTTCTTTCCTTTCATGAATGtttagtataattatatatattttttcaaataattttcattGACTTTGGTCATTCAGGGTGTTGAAGAAGCTGAGAGACCAGAACAAGGCTTTTACATTAGGTCCGGAATTACAGTGATAATGAAGAATGCAACAATTAAAGATGGATCCGTAATATGAAATTTCAAGTTGATTTCAAGTGGTTTCAGAGGTTGTCATATTCGATCGAGCACATCATCGGAAAGCTTAGAGCCCTAGTTTGCTAGGTTTTGCTCGGCTATTTTTGCAGTGAAAAATATATAGCAGTAATGCTTTGTACATGTAAAGTACAATTTCCTCTGCGAATTTTACAAAGGAAATTTAATTGCGATTTTGTAGTGGTTTGtgcttaaatttaataatttcacattctATAAGGTTATTAGTTAGTCCAAATTATTAATATCGATATTCTAATAAAGTGTTgatatggatttttttaaaaaaaaaaagaattttatgcCAATTGAATGATTATGGGTGTTCTTTAAAAATTGTCAATCAAATGCATAAGagtgcttttaaaattttacattatcaACTGTAAGATCCAAAATATCTATGCACTAGGTTTAAACGTAATTACAATTTGAtctatatgttttaaatatgcatGTATTATATTTGAGCAAATTTTTAACTCGTAAGCTAACGGTAGTTAGGTTGATGGAAAGACCTTATTGATACAATATCGATATGTTGAAGACTCAATTAGAATGTTCTAATGTTTGAGGATGTCTAGTGCAATTAACCAACAAGTGTTGTGTGTAATGATAAAACACATTACACTCTCAAAAAAGAGAACTCAAGTTTGAATCTTGGAGACGATAGTGTAGAAAGATGCAACCACAAATCTTGAAAGGACTATGTTATATTAGATCTTAAAACGAACATGAAAGATACTTGATCCTagaaaaaatgggtaaattacacccaaggtcactaaattaatagtaagtttacgttctgatcactcaacttcaaaaagttacaaaatagttactgaactattcgaaagttttcatttaagtcactgaactattcagaagtttttattcaagtcactaaactattatagtttttttttaaagttcggCTAGCGAATTCCAAGTGATGATTCAATGATCAATAGGGTGGATATGCACCCATCGACGATTAGAAGAATATGCCTTAGATCCAAGCCGATTTGACAGTCAATGTCGgagaacagaaaataaaattgtttagatTTTGGTTCGTAGTTTCGTGAAATTCAAAGtatgtttcatgaaaaaattgagttgtggaagagaagaaaaaagagagctTTCAATTGGTGCAGGTGAtacaaatgaaaacttttgaatagttcaatgcccattttgtaactttttaacgttaaatgaccaaaacataaatttactaatagtttagtgatcttggataaaatttacccaaaaaagTCTTTAGTGGTTACCAACCTGGTGAGAATTAGTAGACCACGTGATTGTTagatggaaaaaaaaacatctATAAATAGAAATGGCGTTTTTGTAAGTAAGCCATTCTTATGCATCTTCTTCCCTCTGCTAGTTTTACAATCGTCcacatttatgaaaataaaaattatatttcccgtccttttatttttctatttttttaattttgcatccttcaaatttcttttctacTCTACCAAGTCCTAATATCTCACCTCAAAGATAATAACTcctataaaagataaattacttaattagatATAGTGAgaaagcaaaaggaaaaaaaaacttctaATAAACACCTTATTATCATGGATAGTATCTATCTATCCTCTATTTCACTAAGGATGGAATCCGTCCATCAATTGGATCTAAAATTGATTAGAGTATTGGTCCGATTACAGGAATTAGATTGATTATTAATTTGCAAATCGGTTGTATCaactaaattgactaaaaatttgttgaattaattttctctatttttaatttttatgaattttttaattatttatttaatcaatcaCCAATTAGTTATGAAAACCTTGATTTTGACAACTTgctatttgtttttaaaagacACTTACTACTTCATGTTTAATGTAAAATGCCCTTACCTCCCATGGTTTAAAGAATGCTCACTTTATCTCCTCCAATTTGAAGAAAATCTCATGAACCCTCTTAAAATCTACGTAGTGCTTGGAAAGTCGCCTAATAGttagatttaaatataattgtttgtaattacacAATTATGGCATGTTTAGATAACCATTGTAATTGATGAATTCTACTAAACTGGGTGGAATTGAAGCACCCTAATTACACTTTCCAAGTCTTAAGGGACAAGGTGAGactcaaattcaatttttttaaaaattatgataattatgacaaaatttcttatattatagatcataaaatatattatttaaagatatattgttcaatataatttatttgtatatcatacgTTTTTACAGTACTTGCCTTTGAAGATATAAGTTGACAATTATTGTTGCTCATTAAAGCTGCATTATTTGTTGTGTTCGATGAAAGCAACTCAAATTTTGGATTATAAagtagaaaatttatttaataatattgagttgCATtactaataacaaattttaataaattatttaatatatttctttaatttaacaaatttatttctataaaagTATATGCAGAATGATTGAGATGCCAAAGCTGAAAATGATGGGAGCTCATATATTTTCGAAATTTAACTTAATGATTATCACTTAGAGTAGAAAATACACTGTTACACTTCTCCATAAAGTATGAACTTAAAGTATGAGATAACACTTATGAGGTTGCGTTGGAAAGTAAGGAGTTATCGTATTCCAAGAATTCATAATGAGGTTGTCGATCATAtgactaaatattatattttcgaAATTTAGCTTAATGATCATCACTGAGAGTAAAAGGCTCATTGTTATACTTCTACATTAAGGCTGGATTTGAATGGACGGTGCATTTATTTGcaattagtgtaaaaacaattATGACAGTGATATTAAAAATTGTAGCAATAAtgtaatatgaaataaaaagtaaaaaaagtaCACCACACTTCACTGTCCATTCAAACCCACTTTTAAGTATGAATTTAAAGAATGAGATAAGACTGttacatgttgaattttttgttttctcctTATATTGGTCTtgttccatttccatttctaaATTCAAAGCTTTAATGGAAAGTTTACAACCCCTAgtacagaaaaagaaaactgcTATGGACTTGGTAGTTG
This genomic stretch from Gossypium raimondii isolate GPD5lz chromosome 6, ASM2569854v1, whole genome shotgun sequence harbors:
- the LOC105774648 gene encoding glucose-1-phosphate adenylyltransferase large subunit 2, chloroplastic isoform X1; protein product: MASHFISLNANANPYNLIKGRSYGGSVFLGERISWSIKSRDYGRVLWRSLRIENDVRKAKCGVVHCVQTPTNENDDPTMFESPQADPKEVASIVLGGGAGTRLFPLTSMRAKPAVPIGGCYRLIDVPMSNCINSGIKKIFILTQFNSFSLNRHLARTYNFGNGVNFGDGFMEVLAATQTSGEAGKKWFQGTADAVRQFIWVFEDAKVKDVQHVLILSGDHLYRADYMDFVQKHIDSNADITVSCLPMDNSRASDFGLMKIDVTGRIIQFAEKPKGKDLNAMQVDTSILGLSAEDAAKYSYIASMGVYVFKKDILLKLLTQSYPSCNDFGSEIIPSAVKEHNVQAYLFNDYWEDIGTIKSFFDANLALTDQPPKFEFYDPKTPFYTSPRFLPPSKIDQCRIVNAIISHGCFLRNCSVKRSVVGVRSRLESGVELEDTMMMGADFYQTEMEIMSLLKEGKVPIGVGQNTKIKNCIIDKNAKIGKNVIISNSDGVEEAERPEQGFYIRSGITVIMKNATIKDGSVI
- the LOC105774648 gene encoding glucose-1-phosphate adenylyltransferase large subunit 2, chloroplastic isoform X2; the protein is MASHFISLNANANPYNLIKGRSYGGSVFLGERISWSIKSRDYGRVLWRSLRIENDVRKAKCGVVHCVQTPTNENDDPTMFESPQADPKEVASIVLGGGAGTRLFPLTSMRAKPAVPIGGCYRLIDVPMSNCINSGIKKIFILTQFNSFSLNRHLARTYNFGNGVNFGDGFMEVLAATQTSGEAGKKWFQGTADAVRQFIWVFEDAKVKDVQHVLILSGDHLYRADYMDFVQKHIDSNADITVSCLPMDNSRASDFGLMKIDVTGRIIQFAEKPKGKDLNAMQVDTSILGLSAEDAAKYSYIASMGVYVFKKDILLKLLTQSYPSCNDFGSEIIPSAVKEHNVQAYLFNDYWEDIGTIKSFFDANLALTDQPPKFEFYDPKTPFYTSPRFLPPSKIDQCRIVNAIISHGCFLRNCSVKRSVVGVRSRLESGVELEDTMMMGADFYQTEMEIMSLLKEGKVPIGVGQNTKINCVFWKELHNRQECQDRKKCDHIK